The following proteins are encoded in a genomic region of Plasmodium coatneyi strain Hackeri chromosome 2, complete sequence:
- a CDS encoding Mitochondrial import inner membrane translocase subunit — protein sequence MNSITPTDDGLDEKSRAAVLLGLQEIVQRQKENIKVMDICFNKCVPKIGHQLSSAEQKCIGAYTSFHVIVHFFVIWTNEHFFYV from the exons ATGAATTCGATCACCCCAACAGATGACGGCCTTGACGAAAAAAGCAGAGCAGCG GTATTGCTAGGATTACAAGAAATAGTGCAGAGGCAAAAGGAGAACATTAAAGTGATGGACATCTGCTTCAACAAGTGCGTCCCCAAAATAGGGCACCAGCTGAGCTCCGCAGAACAGAAGTGCATTGGGGCTTACACTTCGTTTCATGTTATAGTACACTTTTTCGTAATTTGGacaaatgaacattttttctacgTATAA